A genomic region of Paenibacillus sp. PL2-23 contains the following coding sequences:
- a CDS encoding helix-turn-helix domain-containing protein has product MVHKNRQSKLEGPDSGFVLAGHFQENDSYSCSRPNGMKDWLIVYTLDGEGYFEIPGERMTCRSRDVTILRTGTPHRYGTVAGGTWHFVWAHFDDAMIARHWLPDKSLFLQTIDNETVRKRVYRAFMKILSDSRERTDYWNELCVQSLTEIMILLTKRRQSRLDSRVEEALHLLSRQMREPVRIEQIARAVQLSPSRLSHLFKEHTGYSIVDAVNQMRIRQAALLLEHTERSASEIAYDVGFHNYNHFINQFHKWQSMSPSSYRKSKR; this is encoded by the coding sequence ATGGTTCATAAAAACCGGCAATCGAAGCTCGAAGGGCCGGACAGCGGCTTCGTACTGGCGGGACATTTCCAGGAAAACGATTCGTATTCCTGCAGCCGCCCTAACGGGATGAAGGATTGGCTCATTGTTTATACCCTTGACGGAGAGGGCTATTTCGAGATACCAGGAGAGCGAATGACATGCAGAAGCCGCGACGTGACGATACTCCGGACGGGTACGCCGCATCGATACGGAACAGTGGCCGGTGGAACCTGGCATTTTGTCTGGGCGCACTTCGACGATGCCATGATTGCTCGCCATTGGCTTCCGGATAAGTCTTTGTTCCTTCAGACCATCGACAATGAAACGGTGCGTAAACGGGTGTATCGGGCGTTTATGAAAATTTTGTCCGACTCCAGGGAGCGAACGGATTATTGGAACGAGCTATGCGTACAGTCGCTGACCGAAATAATGATCCTGCTAACCAAGCGCAGGCAGAGCCGGCTGGACAGTCGTGTCGAAGAAGCCCTGCATCTGCTGTCTCGCCAAATGCGGGAGCCTGTTCGAATCGAGCAGATAGCCCGAGCCGTACAGCTTTCCCCATCGCGGTTATCTCATCTATTCAAGGAGCATACGGGTTATTCCATTGTGGATGCGGTGAACCAAATGCGAATTCGGCAAGCTGCCCTGCTGTTGGAGCATACGGAGCGCAGCGCGTCGGAAATTGCTTACGATGTCGGCTTCCACAATTACAACCATTTTATCAATCAGTTTCATAAATGGCAGTCAATGAGCCCCTCTTCTTACCGCAAGTCGAAGCGTTAA
- a CDS encoding sigma-70 family RNA polymerase sigma factor: MVEYEYLRYLSSEVESNALDRMMLDFGKDVWNYAFFLTRDRHASDDISQEVFLRAFRSIKDFRGESTLKTWLLKITRNLCHNYRNSAFLRRVTLFEWVKHSQTVSSAESEFIDQEVSNDIWRVILSLPLKFREVLLLDIQHDMTIQDMAEMLGVAEGTIKSRLYRARAKVKNKLQEVGDHE; the protein is encoded by the coding sequence GTGGTGGAGTATGAATATCTGAGATACTTGTCATCCGAAGTGGAATCCAATGCTCTAGATCGAATGATGCTGGATTTTGGAAAGGATGTTTGGAATTACGCTTTTTTTCTGACGAGGGATCGCCATGCCTCCGATGATATCTCTCAAGAAGTCTTTCTAAGGGCATTCCGCAGCATTAAGGATTTCCGCGGCGAGTCGACCTTAAAAACATGGCTGTTAAAAATCACTCGTAATCTATGCCATAATTACAGAAATTCTGCCTTTCTCCGGAGGGTAACCCTATTTGAATGGGTAAAGCATAGCCAGACGGTATCGTCAGCAGAAAGTGAATTTATCGATCAAGAGGTATCGAATGATATTTGGCGAGTGATCTTGAGTCTGCCATTGAAATTTCGTGAGGTGCTCCTTTTGGACATTCAACACGACATGACGATTCAGGATATGGCAGAGATGCTGGGAGTAGCGGAAGGGACTATAAAGTCTCGCTTATATCGTGCACGCGCGAAAGTTAAGAATAAGCTTCAGGAGGTTGGGGACCATGAGTAA